One window from the genome of Nitrosospira multiformis encodes:
- a CDS encoding nitrite/sulfite reductase — translation MSHLNYLANDEEINSFDQALQDYQGLRMDVDRFTAARLQMGIYGQRQEGVNMVRIKLPGGRVNGPQLSVIADMLEKYVRHDVVHITTRQDIQMHYVPLEHTPAVLRHLATAGLTTREACGNTIRNVTACPLSGVCPRQHVDVTKHLDGAVQHFLRNPLTQQMPRKFKISFSACESDCAQGMMHDMGIVAVRNGDRFGFKVLAGGGLGHKPHEAIVVEEFVEEKDLLLVMEAVVSLHNRYSDRIKRAKARIKFLVDKFGPEGFIEKYREELARTKTALATQDYPTGEWSGGADSEVPGIGAPRRVFAQKQPGYHVFPISVPMGNLNVAQLRGLARIAETHELHEIRATQDQNMFLPNVPEAKIGSLRAALAALGLGEPLAGDDVVACPGTSTCRLGITSSTILGPKLNGGKHDLKIRVSGCHNGCAQPETGDIGIYGEGKRMHGKLVPHYQMYFGGDGMARGALAIKGPSIPTARVETAVERVKSAYASNREADETFFSWTRRVGKVYFTDLLADLGEVKPEELESVLRDHGRDGDFKVLQLGGGECAGVSQVKIGSSFFEAAHERNYRDALKFQRKFEDSVKCAEEIARLIGQGVTELLSGQKHDDLAEQAEELRRVLPTKPRLSGQLAKFAEDFSSPVEGLNDVRLTEWFSDLDAWTMEVAEFCIGFDRQLDLTGALPLKASAKSFQQTQSSVML, via the coding sequence ATGAGTCACTTGAATTACCTTGCCAACGATGAGGAAATAAATTCGTTCGATCAGGCGCTGCAGGATTATCAGGGCCTGCGCATGGATGTTGATCGTTTTACCGCTGCCCGTCTACAAATGGGGATTTATGGGCAGCGGCAGGAAGGTGTCAATATGGTGCGGATCAAGCTTCCGGGAGGGCGCGTGAACGGCCCGCAATTGAGCGTGATCGCCGATATGCTGGAGAAATATGTACGCCACGATGTCGTGCATATCACCACGCGTCAGGATATCCAGATGCATTACGTACCGCTGGAGCATACGCCGGCGGTGCTCCGCCATCTTGCTACAGCCGGATTGACGACGCGCGAGGCCTGTGGCAATACAATACGTAATGTCACGGCCTGTCCGCTGTCGGGCGTATGTCCTCGCCAGCATGTCGACGTCACGAAGCATCTCGACGGGGCGGTTCAGCATTTTCTGCGCAATCCGCTGACTCAGCAAATGCCGCGCAAATTCAAGATCAGCTTCTCGGCCTGTGAATCCGATTGCGCGCAGGGCATGATGCACGACATGGGAATCGTCGCGGTGCGCAACGGCGACCGCTTCGGTTTCAAGGTTCTGGCCGGAGGGGGTCTCGGACATAAGCCGCACGAGGCTATCGTCGTGGAAGAATTCGTGGAAGAAAAGGATTTGTTGCTTGTGATGGAGGCGGTTGTTTCATTGCACAATCGCTATTCCGATCGTATTAAGCGTGCCAAAGCACGGATTAAGTTTCTGGTTGACAAATTCGGTCCCGAAGGTTTCATCGAGAAGTATCGCGAAGAACTGGCTCGCACTAAAACGGCACTGGCAACCCAGGATTATCCAACGGGTGAATGGAGCGGTGGCGCTGACAGTGAAGTTCCCGGTATTGGTGCCCCGCGCCGTGTGTTCGCGCAAAAGCAACCCGGTTATCACGTATTTCCGATCAGTGTGCCGATGGGTAATTTAAACGTGGCGCAACTGCGCGGTCTTGCCCGTATTGCCGAGACTCACGAGTTGCATGAAATTCGTGCAACGCAGGATCAGAACATGTTTCTGCCGAATGTGCCGGAAGCCAAAATCGGGTCTCTGCGCGCTGCCCTGGCTGCGTTGGGTCTGGGTGAGCCCCTGGCAGGTGATGATGTGGTGGCTTGTCCCGGCACTTCAACCTGCCGTTTAGGGATAACTTCAAGTACGATCCTCGGACCCAAACTGAATGGCGGCAAACATGATCTGAAAATACGTGTTTCAGGGTGCCATAACGGCTGTGCTCAGCCCGAGACCGGCGACATCGGCATTTATGGTGAAGGCAAGCGCATGCATGGCAAGCTTGTGCCGCATTATCAGATGTATTTCGGCGGCGATGGCATGGCGCGCGGCGCGCTGGCGATCAAAGGTCCATCGATCCCTACGGCACGTGTCGAGACGGCGGTGGAACGCGTGAAATCGGCTTATGCATCCAATCGCGAAGCGGATGAAACGTTCTTTTCCTGGACCCGGCGTGTGGGCAAGGTCTATTTCACTGATCTGCTCGCGGATCTGGGCGAAGTAAAACCGGAGGAATTGGAATCGGTCTTGCGCGATCATGGCCGGGATGGTGATTTCAAGGTGTTGCAGCTGGGCGGTGGCGAGTGCGCGGGAGTGAGTCAGGTGAAGATCGGCTCAAGTTTTTTCGAAGCGGCTCACGAGCGAAATTACCGGGATGCGCTCAAGTTTCAGCGAAAATTCGAAGATTCGGTTAAGTGTGCCGAAGAGATCGCCCGCTTGATCGGCCAGGGTGTGACCGAACTGCTCAGTGGCCAGAAGCACGACGATTTGGCTGAGCAGGCGGAGGAGTTGCGCCGGGTATTGCCTACCAAACCGCGTTTATCCGGGCAGTTGGCTAAATTCGCGGAGGATTTTTCGAGTCCGGTCGAAGGGTTGAATGATGTTCGACTGACCGAATGGTTTTCCGACCTGGATGCGTGGACGATGGAGGTCGCGGAATTCTGCATCGGTTTCGACCGTCAGCTTGATCTGACTGGCGCGCTGCCGCTAAAGGCTTCAGCCAAGTCATTCCAGCAGACACAATCATCGGTCATGTTGTAA
- the cysB gene encoding HTH-type transcriptional regulator CysB, which yields MKLQQLRYLCEVANQGLNLSKAAEMLHTSQPGISKQIRLLENELEVDIFVRNGKRVVRVTPPGRAILEIAGRMLRDAKNLKQVGQEFANEATGSLTIATTHTQARYALPAAIKHFTACYPKVKLILRQGNPTQIAELVTSGEADIAIATEAIELFEELVMLPCYQWNRCIIVTPRHPLLKLEKLTLEAIAQYPIITYDFAFTGRSKINQAFDAKGLIPNVVLTAIDADVIKTYVELGLGVGILAQMAFEPKRDKHLRSIDASHLFESSTTRIGISRNSYLRGYVYDFIETFAPHLDHAAIKTAMKQHS from the coding sequence ATGAAATTGCAACAATTGCGCTATTTATGCGAAGTTGCCAATCAGGGCCTGAATTTATCCAAGGCCGCGGAAATGCTGCACACTTCGCAACCGGGAATCAGCAAACAAATTCGTCTCTTGGAAAACGAGCTTGAAGTGGATATCTTCGTACGCAACGGCAAGCGCGTGGTTAGAGTCACGCCGCCGGGACGAGCCATCCTGGAAATTGCCGGAAGAATGCTAAGAGACGCAAAAAATCTGAAACAGGTTGGCCAGGAATTCGCTAACGAAGCCACCGGCTCTCTCACTATCGCCACAACCCATACTCAGGCACGATATGCGCTACCCGCCGCCATCAAACATTTTACCGCATGTTACCCAAAGGTAAAATTAATTTTGCGACAGGGTAATCCGACCCAGATAGCGGAACTGGTTACCTCGGGGGAGGCGGACATTGCGATCGCCACCGAGGCGATCGAGTTGTTTGAGGAACTGGTAATGCTGCCATGCTACCAGTGGAATCGTTGCATCATTGTCACGCCGAGACATCCGTTGCTTAAACTTGAGAAATTGACGCTGGAAGCCATCGCTCAGTATCCGATCATTACTTACGATTTTGCTTTCACCGGCCGCTCGAAGATCAACCAGGCGTTCGACGCAAAAGGCCTGATTCCCAACGTGGTGCTTACGGCCATTGACGCGGATGTCATCAAGACGTATGTGGAATTGGGGTTGGGCGTCGGTATCCTGGCGCAAATGGCATTCGAGCCAAAGCGTGACAAGCATCTCCGATCCATTGATGCAAGCCATTTGTTCGAGTCGAGCACCACTCGCATCGGCATCAGCCGCAATAGTTACTTGCGAGGCTATGTTTATGATTTTATAGAAACCTTCGCACCTCACCTTGACCATGCGGCAATTAAGACCGCGATGAAACAGCATTCATGA
- a CDS encoding phosphoadenylyl-sulfate reductase gives MSLDQKIADVRTLLDRVQADYAPAVFANSFGAEDMVLTDIIARHYPGIGMFTLDTGRLPEETYSLMKEVAERYGIRVPVYFPESAAVEAFVAQNGPNAFYDSVELRKTCCHIRKVEPLKRALRGKRAWVTGLRRDQAPTRKDLTETEFDTGNGLQKISPLLDWSLSDVWAYLKQFDVPYNALHDKGYASIGCAPCTRAITPGEDVRAGRWWWENPEIKECGLHPDKRRKAAVVTRLAVDSAVSGQALSEKKESSQALIKPRGS, from the coding sequence ATGAGCCTGGATCAAAAGATTGCTGACGTGCGGACACTGTTGGATAGGGTGCAGGCGGATTATGCACCGGCTGTTTTCGCCAACAGTTTCGGTGCCGAGGATATGGTGTTGACGGATATCATCGCCCGGCATTATCCCGGCATTGGAATGTTTACACTGGATACCGGCCGCTTGCCGGAAGAGACTTATAGTCTGATGAAAGAGGTGGCGGAGCGCTATGGCATTCGTGTTCCCGTATATTTTCCCGAGTCCGCCGCCGTGGAAGCATTTGTTGCGCAGAATGGCCCCAACGCGTTCTATGACAGCGTGGAGTTACGAAAAACATGCTGCCATATTCGCAAGGTGGAACCGCTGAAACGTGCCTTGCGTGGAAAGCGCGCGTGGGTCACTGGTCTGCGCCGTGATCAGGCACCGACCAGAAAGGATCTGACTGAAACGGAGTTTGATACCGGAAATGGCTTGCAAAAAATAAGTCCATTGCTGGATTGGAGTCTATCCGACGTTTGGGCCTATCTCAAACAATTCGATGTCCCTTATAACGCGCTGCACGACAAGGGATACGCAAGCATCGGTTGCGCACCCTGTACGCGTGCCATTACTCCCGGTGAGGATGTCCGTGCCGGACGATGGTGGTGGGAAAATCCAGAAATCAAGGAGTGCGGCTTGCATCCAGACAAGCGGCGTAAGGCTGCGGTAGTGACTCGTTTGGCGGTGGACTCGGCGGTATCGGGCCAGGCTCTAAGTGAAAAGAAAGAGAGTAGCCAGGCTCTGATAAAGCCCCGTGGTTCGTGA
- the cysN gene encoding sulfate adenylyltransferase subunit CysN yields MSAVENISFDHTELLRFITAGSVDDGKSTLIGRLLHDSKSIFEDQLSAITHTTRRRGMEGVDLSLLTDGLQAEREQGITIDVAYRYFATPKRKFIIADTPGHEQYTRNMVTGASTANLAIILIDARKGVLTQSRRHAYLASLVGIPHLVVAVNKMDLVDYSREVFERICEDFAAFAGGLRLNNIAYIPMSALNGDMVVERGEKLGWYKGMVLMDLLENVPIDHDINLEDFRFPVQLVCRPQTEEMHDFRGYMGRVESGFISVGDAVKVLPSGLNSRIKEIVTYDGTIDRAVAPQSITLTIEDHLDISRGDMLVKTEGDIPRVTKEFEAMLCWLSEQSLDPRRKYLVKHTTRVVKALVTRIDYRVDINTLNHEAVETLKMNDIGRVALKMHQPLVCDEYQRNHANGSFIVIDEVNNNTVAAGMICPARNSG; encoded by the coding sequence ATGTCAGCAGTTGAAAATATTTCGTTTGATCACACCGAGTTGTTACGTTTCATTACCGCCGGCAGTGTGGACGATGGGAAGAGCACGCTGATCGGACGCCTGCTGCATGATTCGAAATCCATCTTTGAAGATCAACTGAGCGCCATTACTCACACGACCCGCAGGCGCGGCATGGAGGGCGTCGATCTGTCGCTGCTCACCGATGGTTTGCAAGCGGAACGTGAGCAGGGTATTACCATCGATGTGGCCTATCGTTATTTTGCAACGCCTAAACGCAAATTTATTATTGCCGACACTCCTGGTCACGAGCAATACACCCGTAATATGGTGACGGGGGCTTCCACCGCCAATCTGGCCATTATCTTGATTGACGCGCGCAAGGGAGTGCTTACCCAGTCGCGCCGGCATGCCTATCTGGCCAGTCTGGTGGGGATTCCTCATCTGGTGGTGGCGGTCAACAAGATGGATCTGGTGGACTACTCACGCGAGGTATTCGAGCGGATCTGCGAGGATTTCGCCGCATTTGCCGGTGGGCTCAGGCTGAACAATATCGCATACATTCCAATGTCCGCCTTGAACGGGGATATGGTGGTGGAGCGCGGGGAAAAACTTGGCTGGTACAAGGGTATGGTACTGATGGATTTATTGGAGAATGTTCCTATCGATCATGACATCAATCTCGAAGATTTCCGGTTTCCTGTGCAGTTGGTGTGTCGTCCGCAAACCGAGGAAATGCACGATTTCCGCGGATACATGGGACGGGTCGAGTCGGGTTTCATCAGCGTCGGTGATGCGGTGAAGGTGCTTCCTTCCGGCCTGAATTCACGTATCAAGGAAATCGTGACTTATGATGGTACTATCGATCGAGCGGTCGCGCCCCAGTCGATAACACTGACTATTGAAGACCATCTGGATATTTCCCGGGGCGATATGCTGGTAAAAACCGAGGGAGACATCCCTCGGGTAACAAAGGAATTCGAGGCGATGCTGTGCTGGTTGTCGGAGCAGAGTCTCGACCCGAGGCGTAAGTATCTCGTCAAGCATACGACCCGTGTCGTAAAGGCGCTGGTGACACGCATAGACTATCGCGTGGATATCAATACACTCAATCATGAAGCGGTGGAAACCTTAAAAATGAATGATATCGGGCGGGTTGCGCTGAAAATGCACCAGCCCCTGGTATGCGATGAGTATCAGCGCAACCATGCCAACGGCAGCTTTATTGTTATCGACGAGGTGAATAACAACACGGTTGCCGCAGGCATGATCTGTCCGGCAAGGAATTCAGGTTGA
- the cysD gene encoding sulfate adenylyltransferase subunit CysD, whose amino-acid sequence MRSEPAASKQRIARQLGHLDALESEAIHILREVAAECANPALLFSGGKDSIVLLRLAEKAFRPGRFPFPLLHIDTGHNFPEVIEFRDRRAQQLGERLIVRSMEDSIRQGRVVLRSENQSRNAFQSITLLDAIAEFRFDACIGGARRDEEKARAKERIFSFRDEFGQWDPKSQRPELWDIYNTRVHPGENIRVFPISNWTELDVWEYIAREELEVPHIYFAHKRDVIRRGSGLLPVSHLVQPQEGEQAENVMVRFRTVGDMSCTCPVESTAVSIGEIIAETATTRITERGATRMDDQTSDASMELRKKEGYF is encoded by the coding sequence ATGAGAAGTGAACCGGCGGCCTCTAAACAACGTATCGCAAGGCAGTTGGGCCATCTGGATGCGTTGGAAAGTGAAGCTATTCATATTTTGCGGGAAGTAGCGGCCGAGTGCGCCAATCCTGCGCTATTGTTTTCCGGTGGAAAGGATTCCATCGTGCTATTGCGGTTGGCGGAAAAAGCCTTTCGTCCAGGGCGCTTTCCGTTTCCGTTGCTGCATATCGACACCGGCCACAATTTTCCGGAAGTGATTGAATTTCGTGACCGCCGGGCCCAGCAATTGGGTGAGCGGTTGATTGTGCGCAGCATGGAGGATTCCATCCGGCAGGGGAGAGTAGTGCTTCGCTCTGAAAATCAGAGCCGTAATGCGTTTCAGTCGATAACGCTGCTGGACGCCATTGCCGAATTTCGTTTTGATGCCTGTATCGGCGGTGCACGCCGCGATGAAGAGAAAGCGCGGGCCAAGGAACGTATATTTTCCTTCCGCGATGAATTCGGTCAATGGGATCCGAAGAGCCAGCGGCCCGAACTGTGGGATATCTACAATACTCGCGTACATCCGGGAGAAAATATCCGTGTGTTTCCGATTAGCAACTGGACCGAGCTTGATGTCTGGGAATACATTGCCCGCGAGGAACTGGAAGTGCCGCATATTTATTTTGCCCATAAGCGTGACGTAATCAGACGGGGTAGCGGTCTTTTACCGGTATCCCATCTGGTGCAGCCTCAGGAGGGGGAGCAAGCGGAAAACGTCATGGTGCGCTTCCGCACGGTAGGAGATATGAGTTGCACCTGTCCGGTGGAGTCTACCGCAGTCAGTATAGGCGAAATCATAGCTGAAACTGCGACCACCCGGATTACCGAGCGTGGCGCCACCCGCATGGACGATCAGACTTCGGATGCATCCATGGAGCTGCGTAAAAAAGAAGGGTATTTCTGA
- a CDS encoding Re/Si-specific NAD(P)(+) transhydrogenase subunit alpha: MHIGIPAEIRGGETRVAATPETVKKFTAKGFHVVLVQSGAGSGASIPDEEYQAAGATIVASAAELYGQSQIVLKVRGPEPGELSMMRKDAVLLGLLSPHQAEGIEILAHHGLTAFAMEKLPRISRAQSMDVLSSQANIAGYKAVLMAANVYQKFFPMLMTAAGTVKAARVLVLGAGVAGLQAIATAKRLGAVIEAFDVRPVAKEQVESLGAKFIEVPLSEEEKAQAETAGGYAREMSDDYKRRQGELVHQRAAAADIIITTALIPGRPAPVLIKEETVRAMKPGSVIVDMAVEAGGNCPLSELDKIVVKHGVHLVGIANLPGLVAADSSALYARNLMNFLNLMLDAKSGEFKVNREDEVISGTLVCTDGEVTGKT, translated from the coding sequence ATGCACATAGGCATACCGGCGGAGATTCGCGGGGGTGAAACCCGCGTTGCGGCCACGCCGGAAACGGTGAAGAAATTTACCGCTAAAGGCTTTCACGTTGTTCTGGTACAGTCCGGCGCGGGAAGCGGCGCGAGCATACCTGATGAGGAGTACCAGGCTGCCGGAGCAACCATTGTAGCCAGCGCAGCGGAGCTTTATGGGCAATCGCAAATCGTGCTGAAAGTGCGCGGGCCGGAACCCGGCGAACTATCAATGATGCGCAAGGATGCGGTGTTGCTGGGTTTGCTTTCTCCGCATCAGGCGGAAGGTATCGAGATACTCGCCCATCACGGCCTGACCGCATTTGCCATGGAGAAACTGCCGCGCATTTCCCGTGCTCAGAGCATGGACGTGCTGTCGTCGCAGGCCAATATCGCCGGCTACAAAGCGGTACTGATGGCGGCCAATGTCTATCAGAAATTCTTTCCCATGCTGATGACCGCGGCGGGTACGGTAAAGGCGGCACGGGTGCTGGTTCTGGGCGCGGGGGTGGCCGGCTTGCAGGCGATCGCTACGGCCAAACGGCTGGGCGCGGTGATCGAAGCGTTCGATGTGCGGCCGGTGGCAAAAGAACAGGTAGAGAGTCTCGGAGCCAAATTCATCGAGGTTCCATTGAGCGAAGAAGAGAAAGCGCAAGCGGAAACGGCCGGCGGGTACGCTCGTGAAATGTCGGATGATTATAAGCGCCGTCAGGGTGAACTGGTGCATCAGCGCGCGGCGGCAGCCGATATCATTATCACGACGGCGCTGATTCCCGGGCGCCCTGCGCCCGTTCTGATCAAGGAAGAAACTGTTCGTGCCATGAAACCTGGATCGGTGATCGTCGATATGGCGGTGGAAGCGGGCGGTAACTGTCCCTTGTCGGAATTGGACAAAATCGTAGTGAAGCACGGCGTGCATCTCGTCGGTATCGCCAATCTGCCAGGATTGGTGGCGGCGGATTCCAGCGCCCTGTATGCACGTAACCTGATGAATTTTCTTAACCTGATGCTGGATGCGAAGAGCGGTGAATTCAAAGTAAACCGTGAGGATGAAGTCATCTCCGGAACGCTGGTCTGCACGGACGGGGAAGTAACCGGTAAAACCTGA
- a CDS encoding FAD-dependent oxidoreductase codes for MMTSLQSALHIEPATAVFPVLGFEMTFADLYRRDGLVRLDQAFLDFLHEGEPGLRVRLDLARANPDGLDRKDEAALLIEVAPWMEDFVARLFGIEKEVGALAARHHQLAPLYACKRQFVQRRATNKVSEAEAAAVDGVALEGKLVAEFEEPFSELVFATKVIEWLLDENVNEERLRMALLYAAWALKTAPGRERNQDGILFKAPAKLDYLHLLSTDADTTAGYTVHRLHHIRRREGFALTDSGTDLAGALDEANYCIWCHEQGKDSCSKGLKEKPKTPGEAPSFKKSQLGVLLAGCPLEERISEFHKLKTQGLAVSGLAMIVVDNPMCAGTGHRICNDCMKSCIYQKQEPVDIPQAETRTLKDVLELPWGFEIYSLLTRWNPLNLRRPVPKAPTGRKVLVVGMGPAGYTLAHHLMNDGHTVVGIDGLKIEPLAPELSGVNSQGEHVSFNAIRDAGELEENLDERMPGGFGGVAEYGITVRWNKNFLKLIRLLLERREEFALFGGVRFGGTLTADDALAIGFDHVALAAGAGRPTVLDMPNGLARGVRAASDFLMALQLSGAAQTSSVANMQLRLPVVVIGGGLTAIDTATEALAYYPVQVDKFLRRYEILTAVQGETAIRGAWDEEEREIAEEFLSHGRAIRAERKEAEREGRAPRVLELLQSWGGATIAYRKRLIDSPSYTLNHEEVEKALEEGIWFAEGLTPVRVEADKWEHARSVKFSVQILDETGSWQKTGQAELPARAVLVAAGTQPNTVLAREDEKNFKLNGRYFAACDENGDPVSPPRGNPKPDTSMVLLSRCEDGRFISFFGDLHPSYSGNVVKAMSSAKQGYPVVSRMLGRVAPASAKSARLFFAELNGRLRAIVHKVERLTPNIIEVVVHAPMAVERFHPGQFYRFQNFATLATAVGDTKLAMEGIALTGASVDVSRGLVSLIALEMGGSADLCAKLNPGDPVVLMGPTGTPTEILPEETVVLVGGGLGNAVLFSIGAAARAAGSKILYFAGYKKLIDRYKVAEIEAAADVVVWCCDEAPGFTPSRPDDLSYAGNIVDAMAAYGSGALGPQKILLSDADRIIAIGSDRMMAAVGAARHNKLQPYLKTDHYAIGSINSPMQCMMKEICAQCLQPHKDPETGEITYVFSCFNQDQPLDQVDFGGLASRLRQNSVQEKLTTRWISHCLKETNKVGA; via the coding sequence ATGATGACAAGTTTACAATCGGCGCTTCACATTGAACCGGCAACAGCCGTTTTCCCCGTACTGGGATTCGAGATGACTTTTGCTGATCTGTATCGCCGCGATGGCCTGGTGAGACTGGATCAGGCATTTCTTGATTTCCTGCATGAAGGGGAACCTGGACTGCGCGTCCGCCTGGACCTTGCCCGCGCCAACCCCGATGGCCTGGATCGCAAAGACGAAGCCGCCCTGCTGATCGAGGTTGCGCCGTGGATGGAGGATTTCGTCGCCAGGTTGTTCGGTATCGAAAAAGAAGTCGGTGCGCTTGCCGCCCGCCATCATCAACTGGCTCCGCTTTATGCCTGCAAAAGACAGTTCGTACAGCGGCGGGCAACGAACAAGGTGAGCGAGGCGGAAGCCGCCGCGGTGGATGGGGTTGCACTGGAAGGAAAGCTGGTTGCTGAATTCGAGGAGCCCTTTTCCGAACTGGTTTTTGCAACCAAAGTCATAGAGTGGCTGTTGGACGAGAATGTGAATGAAGAGCGGCTCAGGATGGCGTTGCTCTATGCGGCCTGGGCGCTGAAAACAGCGCCAGGACGAGAACGCAATCAGGATGGCATATTGTTCAAGGCTCCCGCTAAACTTGATTATCTGCATCTCTTGTCAACGGATGCCGATACTACCGCCGGCTATACCGTTCACCGCCTTCATCATATACGCCGCCGGGAGGGGTTTGCGCTCACCGATTCCGGCACCGACCTGGCGGGCGCCCTGGATGAGGCGAATTACTGCATTTGGTGTCACGAGCAAGGCAAGGATTCGTGCTCAAAAGGATTAAAGGAGAAACCGAAGACGCCAGGGGAAGCGCCATCTTTCAAAAAAAGCCAATTGGGCGTCCTGCTCGCGGGATGTCCGCTGGAGGAGCGCATTTCCGAGTTTCACAAATTAAAGACCCAAGGGCTTGCCGTCAGCGGTCTGGCAATGATCGTTGTGGACAACCCCATGTGCGCGGGTACCGGTCACCGCATATGCAACGATTGCATGAAGTCCTGCATTTACCAGAAACAGGAGCCGGTTGATATCCCGCAGGCGGAAACCCGCACACTCAAGGATGTACTTGAATTGCCGTGGGGGTTTGAAATTTATAGTCTGCTTACCCGGTGGAATCCGTTAAACCTGCGCCGGCCGGTGCCAAAGGCCCCAACAGGCCGGAAAGTGCTGGTAGTGGGCATGGGACCCGCCGGATATACCCTGGCACACCACCTGATGAATGATGGTCATACAGTGGTTGGCATTGACGGTCTCAAGATAGAGCCTTTGGCTCCAGAACTTTCAGGCGTGAATAGTCAGGGCGAGCATGTTTCATTCAATGCCATTCGTGATGCCGGAGAACTCGAAGAGAATCTGGATGAGCGCATGCCTGGAGGTTTCGGTGGTGTGGCCGAATATGGAATCACCGTGCGATGGAACAAAAATTTTCTGAAGTTGATCCGGTTGCTTCTGGAGCGACGGGAAGAGTTTGCACTTTTTGGCGGTGTCCGTTTCGGCGGAACGCTTACCGCCGATGACGCCTTGGCGATTGGATTCGATCATGTGGCGCTGGCTGCGGGGGCCGGACGTCCCACTGTGCTCGATATGCCCAATGGTTTGGCGCGTGGCGTTCGTGCCGCATCCGATTTTCTGATGGCACTGCAGTTATCCGGCGCGGCACAAACCAGTTCCGTTGCCAACATGCAGTTACGCCTGCCTGTGGTGGTGATCGGTGGAGGCTTGACCGCCATCGATACAGCAACCGAAGCACTGGCTTATTATCCGGTGCAAGTGGACAAATTTCTTCGCCGTTATGAGATTCTTACCGCAGTGCAGGGTGAAACAGCAATTCGTGGCGCATGGGATGAGGAGGAGCGGGAAATTGCCGAGGAGTTTCTCAGTCACGGTCGTGCCATCCGCGCGGAGCGCAAGGAAGCGGAAAGAGAGGGGCGGGCGCCGCGTGTACTGGAATTGCTTCAATCATGGGGCGGTGCCACCATTGCGTATCGGAAACGGCTCATCGACAGTCCCTCCTACACACTTAATCACGAGGAAGTTGAGAAAGCGCTGGAGGAGGGCATCTGGTTTGCCGAAGGCCTTACACCTGTACGAGTGGAAGCCGACAAGTGGGAACATGCGAGATCTGTGAAGTTCTCAGTACAGATCCTGGATGAAACGGGTTCATGGCAAAAAACTGGGCAAGCTGAATTGCCGGCCCGTGCCGTTCTGGTTGCGGCGGGAACTCAGCCCAACACGGTGCTCGCCAGAGAAGACGAAAAAAATTTCAAGCTGAACGGACGCTATTTCGCGGCCTGCGATGAAAATGGCGATCCGGTGAGCCCCCCTCGGGGAAATCCCAAGCCGGATACCTCGATGGTATTGCTGAGCCGTTGCGAGGATGGACGTTTCATCAGCTTTTTCGGTGACCTCCATCCATCTTATTCGGGCAATGTGGTTAAAGCCATGTCCAGCGCAAAACAGGGTTATCCGGTGGTAAGCCGGATGCTCGGACGCGTCGCACCGGCATCCGCAAAGTCTGCCAGACTGTTTTTTGCCGAATTAAACGGGCGATTACGTGCCATTGTGCATAAGGTTGAACGGTTGACTCCCAATATCATTGAAGTGGTCGTGCATGCGCCAATGGCGGTGGAGCGTTTCCACCCTGGCCAATTCTACCGCTTCCAGAATTTTGCCACGCTCGCCACCGCCGTGGGCGATACGAAATTGGCGATGGAGGGCATTGCCCTGACGGGAGCTTCGGTTGATGTGTCTCGCGGCTTGGTATCGCTGATTGCCCTGGAAATGGGCGGGTCGGCGGATTTGTGCGCCAAACTCAATCCTGGCGATCCGGTAGTGCTGATGGGCCCCACCGGCACCCCCACGGAGATCCTGCCGGAGGAAACCGTTGTACTGGTGGGTGGCGGACTGGGTAACGCGGTTTTGTTTTCCATTGGTGCTGCGGCACGCGCTGCGGGATCAAAAATTTTATATTTTGCCGGTTACAAGAAACTGATCGATCGTTATAAAGTCGCGGAAATCGAGGCGGCGGCGGATGTAGTGGTATGGTGTTGCGATGAAGCCCCGGGTTTTACGCCATCCCGGCCGGACGATCTTAGCTACGCCGGTAATATCGTGGATGCGATGGCCGCGTATGGCAGTGGTGCGTTGGGTCCTCAGAAAATTCTGTTGTCGGATGCCGACCGTATCATTGCCATTGGCTCCGATCGAATGATGGCGGCGGTGGGTGCCGCGCGGCATAATAAACTTCAGCCTTATTTGAAGACGGATCACTATGCGATCGGCTCCATCAATTCCCCGATGCAGTGCATGATGAAAGAGATCTGCGCCCAGTGTCTGCAACCGCACAAAGATCCGGAGACAGGCGAAATTACTTACGTATTTTCATGTTTCAATCAGGATCAACCGCTTGATCAGGTTGATTTCGGCGGGTTGGCGTCGCGTTTACGCCAGAATAGTGTTCAGGAGAAGCTTACCACCCGGTGGATTAGCCATTGCTTAAAGGAAACGAACAAGGTTGGGGCTTGA